A segment of the Macrobrachium nipponense isolate FS-2020 chromosome 1, ASM1510439v2, whole genome shotgun sequence genome:
GAAAAGCCTCCTCCGACTGCTATCTTGAACGGCTAATTTCATTCATAGATTGGAAGATCTTTTACGCTCGGATTCCCTTCCAGATTCCAACCCTGCCTATCTGTCCGGGCTTAGGACTGGCACTGAATTGGGCTGGCTCGCTACACCACATCCCTCCCACCCCATGGCCCAATTGAGTGGGATGTGAGGATGGTGCGGAAATCTTGCAATTTTCAAAATAAGACTGACAGACAGTCTCTTGGTACGAGACCCTTTCAGTATTACCGACAATTACGATAACAGTTTGCAAAGCAATACCTATTTCCTTTTCGTGATTCTCTGACCAAATGTCGGTTTTCTTAACAGGGACTCATacagaaaagaggaaaatacCACTTACATTGACGTCTTTGAAAACATGAagtttaattttgcttttattggCAATTTAGACGATCTACAAATCTGACATTTTCTCAGAATCAAAGAGAAAATGGGGTTTCAGGCTCCAATTCACTAGGTTTTGCAGCTATGGGTAAATATTGCAAAGAAGTCATTTCAATATAACTCTGCAAGTCATATTTTGCGAAATGAAGAATGCTCAGTTGAAATTTATCGTGATATTTTTTGTTGTACAACTTTCTATCATCATGgtagtatgtattcatatatacatgcatacatacatacagacaccaCGCTTTGTATGGATATTAATGTAACTGGCAATTAGAGAATatttaataagtaataaaaacgAATTTCACTCGCCCGGAAGTCACTGTGACGTATGAGCTTACCCGTTGTCGGCCTCTAGTgtcctgtctgtttgtttgtttgtttggtgtttttacgttgcatagaaccagtggttattcagcaacgggaccaacggctttacgcgacttccgaaccaagtcgaaagtgaacttctttcaacagaaatacacatctctcacacctcaatggaatgcccgagaatcgaactcgcggccaccgaggtggcaggccaagaccataacgatcacgccactgagacgcttctAGTGTCCTGTCAGAATAGGAAGCAGTCTCGCACTTTAGAGTAGATGGCATCGCAAATTCGTATTTCACTCGATTTATGCGAATATTATTGCAAAtgacaatatgtgtgtgtgtgcgcgcgcacgtctGTGTTAACGTCACTGCCTGTCCAAGAGAGGACACAAATGCgcgctcatatatatacatacatacataaatatatatctatatatataataataataaatagatataaatatatatctaataaaaaaaattatatataatataatatatatccatttcCCAACTGCTACTTATCGCTCTATTTctctgcttttttatttatttatttatttttttaaaaatatgcagACTTATATTATCTACTTCATTTGTCTTAGTCTGTCTAATCTCCACTTCCATAAAATCATATTACCTTTGAGGTTCATTGAGTCAGTTGCCATCACAATTAGTCTATTTTATTTCAACATCTGTGGTCCTGTTGTTTCTAAGTAtatccagttcttttctttaacCCATCTTTATTTCTTCAGTGGAATTTCACCTCAGTTCACGTCATATATTAGCGTTTTAGCCTGTGGTCTTGTTGTTTCTGTGTGTTTGTCCAATTCGCGTTATTTGTTTACTTCATTTTTGCAAATAAACTTCATTTGAAATTCACGCTCTCACCAACCATAAATTCCTTTTAACGCCCAGAACCCTGGTCAGCAGACGTCTCCGGCAAAGAGTACATACACCCAGCCTTCTACAAGCTCATGAAAAAGTGGGAGAAGAAACATCCGCCCAAGAACGCATTTTCGAGCGAACTTTACTTGGTGCCCGTGTCAATGGAGAAGCAGTGAACCCGACGCGCACGATAAAGCAGTGCAAAGTTTGGAAGCTGTCTGAAGCATCGTACTCACAGCCAAAAAACTGTCGTTCCTTAAGGGTGTTTTTCTATTTATGTTGTGGTAACTGGTTGGAGGTATAAAGGGGTTGTAGGAGGAGAATGCTGCAAAGTAACCTCTGGTGTACAGTATGTAATATTCTATCTCCCCGTTTATGTTATACTTTGAAGAAATGCCAAACAATAACTAATCTAATTGTTGACTTGATCTTTCTAATCGTTGAAGATGAGTGATAGCGATAACCGATGCAAAATATTAATTCTGAAGACTGGGAAAGGTTTCAAATGTTAAACTTAGTAATAATATAGCGAGCTCTATTCTTAGGTATGAGGTTGAGAGGATAATACAAACGCACAGGTATGTTGTACAACGGTGTGAGGATAAGGGTTGCTTTGTGTGTTAGGTaggattatttgtatatatatatatatatatatatatatgtttatatagctCACAAATGCATTCTAGTTTCATATACTGAATATAATCTGTATACTCTTTagatataatttatgtatttagataTAAGCTTTTTATAAATACTCCAGAAaactgtaaaagaaatatattttcaagcattttcCTCTTATCATTTTTAAAGCCTTATTGCCTTGTTCAAGAAAACATCTAAATTGATTTCACAGACATTTTCTTCTTAGAATAAACGAATTATAATTATTGATTGTCATACGAATTGTTAACGATTTCTGCTAAAGAATCACAACCGTTAAGTTACTAATGGAACTGATTGACTAACGCATCATCATACTGGACAAGGTCCTGACATGATTACTGTTAACCAATTAATTATTGGAATTTTTATGTCGTCACAACTACTAAGGTCCGGGACGCCACATGATTACAGTCTGTTTCTGGGACAAGCATATAAATATGCCATACTTACTTGGTACCAAATGAATTGCCAAATGTATTTAAAAGGACTGATTTATAATCGGGGAGATCCGTGAAAATGTATGACAATTATGGACAACAAGATTAGCAATACCCTGATTTCATTATGCCTTCCGGTAATAATGGTTGGAATCGCTTACACCATCCAGATGAACATAGGTCGACACTTTAGTCCCAACTGATTAAAATCTTGCGGAAATTTGCGTTGCAAGAGATGTTGGTTACTGAgatattatttgtttgtatggtgtttttacgttgcgtggaaccagtggttattcagcaacgggaccaacggctttacgtgacatccgaaccaagtcgagagtgaacttctatcaccagaaatacacatatctcacacctcagtggaatgcccgagaatcgaactcgcggccaccgaggtggcaggccaagaccatactgatcacgctactgaggcgctatGTATTGTTTGCTAGAACCGTGGTTAATATTTTAGTTAAAAACGTCATGATCTCATGttcgtctgaaaaaaaaaaaaaccagtgccGTTCGTGTTAAAAAGAGTTATGAGTAAATCTGACCTTAGTAAATTTTGGCCATAAACCGCTCTCACTCAGCAAGAATAAATCATATTATCCTTGTTTAGGCTAACCCTGTGAAAATACCTAGTAATTCCCTTCCTCAGTATATGTTTTTATTAAACAGTtcgatatcataatatatatagattaatattatatatattatatattatatattatatatatatatagtatataatcttcataacacggagatgagatatgtcaatatagtccacactATATCACTATattgacatatacatatacatatatatatatctcgaactgTCTAATAAAAACTTATAAGGAAGGGAATTACAAGGTATTTCCAAGGTTTGCCTAAacaagaatgatatatatatatatatatatatatatatatatatatatgtgtgtgtgtgtgtgtgtgtgtgtgtgtgtctgtgtgtgttcataATAAGGGATAAGATGTACTGACAAATAAAAAACTCCGGTGCTCGATCAATGTTATATTGCTTCTTCAATCCTGCTGAACATGCATTATCTCGATAATCCCCTGGTTATCTCACTTCGATAATACCCTGGTTATCTCACTTACACCTTTTGGTCAGGTAAGCTAGACAGATATCTTTGTAGTGCTGAAGAGAAGGGGTGACGGCATTGGGGTCCTTGGCTCTCTCGTCCCAAGCGCGCATGCGCAGAATGGCCTGGAATTTAGGATCCTTGCGAAATACCTCGACTTCATCTTCGCTCATCCTTCCTCCTTGGTGTTCCAGTGTCGTCTTACTGGCTGAGGACAGGCCTGTTGGATATTCATTGTGTTAGTTATGATAAATATCTTAACACGTTAACAAAATTTATCGGAGAAGTAGGATAATATTCACACTGTTTCAGTTTGCGCATAGCagaaatgtgaaatgaaatccTTTTATCTCTTTCCTACTATGATTATGTAAATCTATCTACTGCATATGGCCTCCCCGTCGCTTTCCGAGGAATCATAATGCTACCACCAACGtcgggggatagtgccgtcaatgcacctcatgtggtCCACTGAAGGCATTACTGAGGTGGTCCTTTGTAGGCTAGTATtcctctgcccctagctgcaactcctttttcTCCTTTTACTCTGCCtcacttattattttctttctttcatttgccTTTGATCCACTCCGAATAATTGATTCATAGGACAgcagctttgaggttttcctctgaatgaccttataggtcccagtgattggcctaaattctacattctattctTCTCTTCTATAATGCTGCTACTGCTTGTaatcaacaatctctctctctctctctctctctctccccgccccccCGGGAGAAATCTTAATTCTACCACCTGTAAATAGTCTCGGTCTCTCTACAGGTGTTACAAGCCTACCCTTTGTagtagcgtctctctctctctgtctctctctttctctctctctgatataaaaTCGTTACTATCATTGTAAGGaagaattaaattgaatataagattaaggccaaaggccaagtattgggacccacgcggtcattcagcgctgaagcggaaattaacagcgaaaggtttgaaaggtataacaggaggaaaacctcgcacttgcgctatgaatcaactgttaggagatcgtggaaagtaagatggaaggaagagaatatgaaaggaagtacagtaaaatgaacgaactGGATATCTTACTTACGTCCGTAATACGTAGGGTCTGTAGTCACGAGATATCTTTTCGCATCGACGTGTCTCCTGACGAAGTCTGAAACCTCTGGAGGGAATCCGAGTCCTTCAAGGTACTcctggcctgagagagagagagagagagagagagagagagagattaatttcatATATCGTAATCCGCGCTTCACTTTTAAAGATATTTCATGCGtaatgtttttaaatatctgAATCACACCTTACCCGCCACAGAATTGACAAGTAAAGTGGTACCTTTGGGCTGGggtattatttaaattaaaaaaactgataaaaaaaaaaagctacaagaAAGACGAAAAAATGGCCAAATAAGTAAAACAAGATATATGAACGTTTTATTTCCAACAGTATTTCtagccttttttttctaaaaaaaacttcgGTTTTAAAGGCCCATCAGGGCTTCATTTATCTAAGAGGAATCTAGATTATAAACTGTTAATAAACACATTATAAGGCCTTTTAGTTTATGGCCAAGACTCGGGGATTAAGATTGCTAATCCtcttgaaaataagattttaaatatGTTAACTCCATGATGTAGCCTACTTCGGTGAGGATGGGCGATCATGGCCTCGAACTCGGTAACCCTTCTGCCTGCTTTGGTGGAGAGGGCAGCCGTTGACTGGATCATTTCAATAAAAACAGAAAGCGGATAATACCAAAGTAAGCAGTATTTGCAATAGCTGATCCTGTATAATCGAAGCAGTACTAATTCCCTTGGGAAATCTTATCAAAATCCAAGATCCGCTTCTTTGTTTCACCAGTCATACCCAACTCTGAATTGATGGGCACGTTTATGGCTCCTTATGGTCAGAGATATTTTGAACGCATGATCCTCTTGAAGGATTCATGATGACACAACAAAAGAGCAATCACCACGATAAATCATGTCCTTTTTGACAAACAAGATAAAATTGAAAGCTGAGAAAATAACACACGAAATCATTCAAACTACCATACGATgctgaacaaacaaataaacaaacaacccaCACAAGCAGTCGAAAAGCTGAAAGCGGTTGCAGTAAAGTCGAGAAAATATAGACTTACACTGAATAGACCGACATATGTGAAAGCTTGTTTAGCACTGTTGTACACGGGTTGATTGTATATAGATCTTTGTTAATTTCTAACAACATTGGTAATATTGCAAGGAATTATCTAAGGACAACTTGTAATGAATAACACTGGCAATATTGCAAGGTATTATCTAAGAACACTTTCTAATAAATAACATTAGCAATATTGCAAGGGATTAACTAagaaccctttatatatatatatatatatataatatatatgtatatataatatatatatatgtcatagatatatatatatatatctatataatatatatatatatattatatctatatatatatatatatatctatatctatatctatatatctctatatatatatatctaatatatatatctctatatatctctatctatatatataatatacggggGACACGTACTTGAGACTGTCCTTAAATCCACGGAGAAAGTAAGTATGCTGGTACACACCCAAAATGCTTGAACACATTATTCATCTCCCAAAATTGCTTGCTCCAATAGAAATTGGGAACCTTTTTCATAATTCTTGGAACCATATTATGGCTAAGCAAATAGCACATCTGCTCTGGAACTGCATCAACACTTCTGAAATTTCGGTACAATATGATTCATAATGACATAATGTATGAGAGTTTGACTCGTTACATAATTTACATGAAAAGTTATTAGCATCACAATCACATTCCCACGAATACTTGTATCCCAGCTCTAACCATTTTATAgatttatcagttttagaaagaGTTTTGCCATTATGTAGTATGGGTATTTCCAGATACTGCTTCCTGCCCTGCTAAAATCCTTTCCCCATTATCAGGATTCTAGGCAGCTCTCCGATGTCTCATTCCTCAATTTATTTGACAAAAACTTACAACACATGCAATATCAACAGAGGCTTTACATGTTGGATCTTTTGCTAATTTGTCATaacttcatttaaatatatacctGTATGAGAAGGTATCCagtaaaatttaacataaaaatcacCTCGTTCTATCTCATAAGTCAAAGCGTCACATTAGTACTATACCCAAGGTATCACATTTATTGTTACCAGGGTTTCTACTGATTCTACAAACGGCTAATAGAAGGCGGGAGAAATTGCACCGCGTCAATCTTCGAAGTATTACGCTGTGCTGTGGAAATTTCCAGTTCAAAAACTAGATGGAGGGGTTTCGTTGTTCATCATCCTTTAAGTTCAAATATGATACATTTGAATAATTACATACTAATGTATGCTTCATCCAGCAGAAATCTGTGAACTCGTATCGTAATGTTTTGGGCCTTAAATAAGTCAAATTTGAATGCTAACTGGCAACTGCATAACCCTCGGTGGCGTTGGCGGGGTCGCCCATCTTTGGTTTCAGACTATGAACCGTCCGTTAGTTACTTCTGTTGTATGTGAATTATACTGTGTCCCTCAGAATATTCGCAAACCATATCAAGCATGAAATGAAGTTTGAACAGACAACGCGTTTCCGTTGGTTCGTAGAGCGTGGTAACAACGATCTACCTGGCAATTGTGGGTAAGTAAATTAGGTATGTGAAAATGAAACTAGGCTGACCTGTATTAAATGAGACGTTCATCATTTCGTTATCAATACGATTGTCCTTATCATGATTagttttgtcagcattatcatagTTTACACCGTTTTTCTCATCAGTGCTCTCGACGCTACAAGAGTCATTGTCAATTAAATTATCGTCAGTTCAGTGTCAGTCAGTGCACATAGGCTACCATCATCATGGCAATGGAATCATTGTTGTTATTGTCATTGGTTACTAGGCTATAATCTCCATTTTCATGAGCATCAACACAGCTTCTTCACAATCATTACCAGTACCACCCTTGTCTTCTCctttgtcatcattattattactgtcattagtCTTTCACCATCTTCATTAAATTATCACTAGGCCtcaatacattatttttattcctgccagtgccatctcaatcattttggAATGAT
Coding sequences within it:
- the LOC135219196 gene encoding 2-amino-1-hydroxyethylphosphonate dioxygenase (glycine-forming)-like, translated to MDVKAAVEDVFSLFGDFGNDDYLGEMVSQEQHALQAAHLAETEGFPAEIIIGALLHDIGHLQGKRLAKPQMVTDGLMYGVCNHEALGQEYLEGLGFPPEVSDFVRRHVDAKRYLVTTDPTYYGRLSSASKTTLEHQGGRMSEDEVEVFRKDPKFQAILRMRAWDERAKDPNAVTPSLQHYKDICLAYLTKRCK